The Pseudomonas azotoformans genome has a segment encoding these proteins:
- the ccmA gene encoding cytochrome c biogenesis heme-transporting ATPase CcmA translates to MTSPLLEAVALSCERDLRLLFEHLELRLTGGDMVQVSGPNGSGKTSLLRLLAGLMQPTAGEVRLNGKPLNEQRTELARNLIWIGHAAGIKDVLTAEENLSWLSALHHPASRDAIWQALAAVGLKGFEDVPCHTLSAGQQRRVALARLYLPGPPLWILDEPFTALDKQGVAQLEEHLAQHCEQGGLVILTTHHTLTRMPAGYRDLDLGRWSA, encoded by the coding sequence TTGACCAGCCCTCTTCTTGAAGCCGTAGCGCTCTCCTGTGAACGCGACCTGCGCCTGCTGTTCGAGCACCTCGAGCTGCGGCTGACGGGCGGCGACATGGTGCAGGTCAGCGGCCCCAACGGCAGCGGCAAGACCAGTTTGCTGCGCCTGTTGGCCGGGTTGATGCAGCCGACGGCGGGCGAAGTCCGGCTCAACGGCAAGCCCCTCAACGAACAACGTACCGAACTGGCGCGCAACCTGATCTGGATCGGCCACGCCGCCGGCATCAAGGACGTGCTCACCGCCGAAGAGAACCTCAGTTGGCTCAGCGCCTTGCATCATCCCGCGTCCCGTGATGCGATCTGGCAGGCCCTGGCCGCCGTCGGCCTCAAGGGCTTTGAAGACGTTCCCTGCCACACCTTGTCCGCCGGCCAGCAGCGCCGCGTGGCCTTGGCGCGTTTGTATCTGCCGGGCCCGCCGCTGTGGATTCTCGACGAGCCCTTCACCGCCCTCGACAAACAAGGCGTCGCCCAGTTGGAAGAACACCTGGCCCAGCATTGTGAGCAGGGCGGTCTGGTCATCCTCACGACCCACCACACGCTGACGCGCATGCCTGCTGGCTATCGCGATCTTGATCTAGGGCGGTGGTCGGCATGA
- a CDS encoding DsbE family thiol:disulfide interchange protein, whose protein sequence is MKRWLMVVPLAMFLVVAVFLYRGLYLDPAELPSAMIGKPFPAFSLPTVQGDKTLTQADLLGKPALVNVWGTWCISCRVEHPVLNKLAEKGVVIYGINYKDDNAAALKWLAEFHNPYQLDIRDEDGNLGLNLGVYGAPETFFIDAKGVIRDKYVGVIDEVVWREQLAAKYQALVDEAKP, encoded by the coding sequence ATGAAGCGTTGGTTGATGGTTGTACCGCTGGCGATGTTTCTGGTGGTTGCGGTGTTCTTGTATCGCGGGTTGTACCTGGACCCGGCCGAGCTGCCCTCGGCGATGATCGGCAAGCCGTTCCCGGCGTTTTCGCTGCCGACTGTGCAGGGCGACAAAACCCTGACCCAGGCCGACCTGCTGGGCAAACCGGCGCTGGTCAACGTGTGGGGCACCTGGTGCATCTCCTGCCGCGTTGAACACCCGGTGCTGAACAAGCTGGCCGAGAAAGGCGTGGTGATCTACGGCATCAACTACAAGGACGACAATGCGGCGGCCTTGAAGTGGCTGGCCGAGTTCCACAACCCGTACCAGCTGGATATCCGCGATGAAGACGGCAACCTCGGCCTGAACCTCGGCGTCTATGGCGCCCCGGAAACCTTCTTCATCGACGCCAAGGGCGTGATCCGCGACAAGTACGTCGGCGTGATCGACGAAGTGGTCTGGCGCGAGCAACTGGCCGCCAAGTACCAGGCCCTGGTCGATGAGGCCAAGCCATGA
- the ccmI gene encoding c-type cytochrome biogenesis protein CcmI gives MIDFWLAAGLLLLIALSFLLIPVLRGRRAQREEDRTALNVALYQERVAELQVQQDEGVLNAAQLDTGRAEAARELLADTEGVEKPRESRLGKPLPFLAAFLVPVLGVALYLHYGASDKVELTREFSQPPVSMEDMTQRLERAAAAQPDSPEGLYFLGRAYMAQDRSADAAKVFERTVALAGRQPELLGQWAQAQYFADNKQWSPKVQALTDEALKLDPKEVTSLGLLGIAAFEGQRYQEAIDYWNRLLAQLPPEDNSRAALQGGIDRAAEKLKESGGTVAPQKAAMKVRVDLSADVKAKALPTDSVFIFARAVSGPPAPLAAKRVTVAELPITVELGDADAMMPQLKLSNFPEVQLVARISRAGVPTAGEWIGRSQPLASSTTALQQLTIDSPDK, from the coding sequence ATGATTGATTTCTGGCTCGCAGCCGGCTTGCTGCTTCTGATTGCCCTGAGTTTCCTGCTGATCCCTGTACTGCGCGGCCGCCGCGCCCAGCGTGAAGAGGATCGCACCGCGCTGAACGTGGCGCTCTACCAGGAACGTGTGGCCGAGCTGCAAGTGCAGCAGGACGAAGGTGTGCTCAACGCCGCCCAACTCGACACCGGCCGTGCCGAAGCTGCGCGCGAATTGCTGGCCGACACCGAAGGCGTGGAAAAGCCCCGCGAGTCGCGCCTGGGCAAGCCATTGCCATTTCTAGCGGCGTTTCTGGTGCCTGTCCTGGGCGTTGCGCTGTACCTGCATTACGGGGCCAGCGACAAGGTTGAACTGACCCGCGAATTCTCCCAGCCGCCGGTGTCCATGGAAGACATGACCCAGCGCCTGGAGCGTGCCGCCGCCGCCCAACCGGATTCGCCGGAAGGCCTGTATTTCCTGGGGCGTGCCTACATGGCCCAGGACCGTTCCGCCGATGCCGCAAAGGTCTTCGAGCGCACCGTGGCCCTGGCCGGGCGCCAGCCGGAACTGCTCGGCCAGTGGGCCCAGGCGCAGTACTTTGCCGACAATAAACAGTGGTCGCCCAAGGTTCAGGCGCTGACCGATGAAGCCTTGAAGCTGGATCCGAAGGAAGTCACCAGCCTTGGCCTGTTGGGTATCGCGGCCTTTGAAGGTCAGCGTTATCAGGAGGCGATTGACTACTGGAACCGTCTGCTGGCTCAACTGCCGCCGGAAGACAACTCCCGTGCGGCGTTGCAAGGTGGCATAGATCGCGCTGCTGAGAAGCTGAAAGAAAGCGGCGGCACCGTCGCCCCTCAAAAAGCCGCGATGAAGGTTCGGGTAGATCTGAGCGCCGACGTGAAGGCCAAAGCCCTGCCGACTGACAGCGTATTCATCTTTGCCCGTGCGGTCTCCGGCCCACCGGCGCCATTGGCGGCCAAACGCGTCACGGTTGCCGAACTGCCGATCACCGTCGAACTGGGCGATGCCGACGCGATGATGCCGCAGTTGAAACTGTCGAACTTCCCCGAAGTCCAACTGGTTGCGCGCATATCCCGGGCTGGTGTTCCGACAGCTGGCGAGTGGATCGGCCGCAGCCAACCTTTGGCCAGCAGCACGACTGCCTTGCAGCAGCTGACCATCGACAGTCCGGACAAGTAA
- the ccmE gene encoding cytochrome c maturation protein CcmE translates to MNPLRRKRLLIILAILAGVGIAVALALSALQQNINLFYTPTQIANGEAPVDTRIRAGGMVEQGSLKRSGDSLDVTFVVTDFNKAVTITYRGILPDLFREGQGIVALGKLNADGVVVADEVLAKHDEKYMPPEVTKALKDSGQSAPTPAKEG, encoded by the coding sequence GTGAATCCGCTGCGTAGAAAGCGTCTGTTGATCATCCTTGCCATCCTGGCCGGCGTCGGCATTGCCGTGGCCCTGGCCTTGAGTGCCCTGCAGCAGAACATCAACCTGTTCTACACCCCGACCCAGATCGCCAATGGCGAAGCCCCTGTCGATACGCGGATTCGCGCCGGCGGCATGGTGGAGCAGGGCTCGCTGAAGCGTTCCGGTGATTCCCTGGACGTGACGTTCGTGGTCACCGACTTCAACAAAGCCGTGACCATCACCTACCGCGGCATCCTCCCGGACCTGTTCCGCGAAGGCCAGGGCATCGTCGCCCTGGGCAAGCTCAACGCCGACGGCGTGGTGGTGGCCGATGAAGTGCTGGCCAAGCACGATGAAAAATACATGCCGCCGGAAGTCACCAAGGCCCTGAAAGACAGCGGCCAATCCGCGCCAACGCCTGCCAAGGAGGGCTAA
- the mobA gene encoding molybdenum cofactor guanylyltransferase MobA, which translates to MPIDSSPLPCSVLLLSGGRGQRMGGQDKGLLEWRGQPLIAHLQNLVRPLTDDLIISCNRNPQHYASYADQLVTDDSPDFPGPLAGIRAGLAAARHAHLLILPCDVPHIDAGLIQALRETAQHNPLLPVMVRHGEFWEPLICIVPTGLRDAVDRAWHAGERSPRKLFLQLGGVGLECPADDPRLANLNTPELLQTPSGVSE; encoded by the coding sequence ATGCCTATCGATTCGTCCCCACTGCCCTGTTCGGTTTTGCTGCTGTCTGGTGGGCGCGGCCAGCGCATGGGCGGCCAGGACAAAGGCTTGCTGGAGTGGCGTGGCCAGCCGTTGATTGCGCATTTGCAGAACTTGGTGCGACCGCTCACGGACGACCTGATCATCTCGTGCAATCGCAACCCGCAGCATTACGCCAGCTATGCCGACCAACTGGTGACCGACGACAGCCCGGACTTTCCCGGCCCCCTCGCCGGTATCCGTGCGGGACTCGCCGCCGCCCGTCATGCGCACCTGCTGATTTTGCCGTGCGATGTGCCGCATATCGACGCAGGGCTGATCCAGGCGCTGCGTGAGACCGCGCAACACAACCCGCTGCTGCCGGTGATGGTGCGCCATGGTGAGTTCTGGGAACCGTTGATCTGCATCGTTCCCACCGGCCTGCGCGATGCGGTGGACAGGGCCTGGCACGCCGGTGAGCGCAGCCCGCGCAAGCTCTTCCTACAGCTGGGCGGCGTGGGCCTGGAATGCCCGGCAGATGACCCGCGCCTGGCCAACCTTAATACGCCGGAGCTGTTACAGACGCCGTCGGGCGTGTCAGAATGA
- the fliK gene encoding flagellar hook-length control protein FliK — protein sequence MTGEINLPTLPPAPAAGPGPAPAAGELLKLLEPQIGLIDPGKTANAEVIALKQGGEAFQLLLKLTLEGGRQTLVQASSPQPLPLGSNVAVSQTPTGNLTLSLQQALSANVAALTRIDTNQMPVGSLLQAKVLTTQMLPQGTAQPAIYRSLVTVLNSALTGATLTVESPQPLRVGSLLSAVVQNAQTLSFVPLSGLKDQLAVTQQLSTQQSRQGSLDAVFTALQNLPRGDSTSAELRGAAERLLAALPDLAQVSNPKVLAQVIQNSGAFLEAKLLAGQNPQVPPLDMKGALLRLVADLLPALPASTNMTAILAANTLAQVLPNFVRSPLNTLGQVSARQIPAGFPLPERLMAKLEGEGDLENLLRLAAGAISRLQSHQLSSLEQTGTTADGRLQTTWQLEIPMRTLQDIVPLQVKFQREEPAPDKDQPERKEKKDAKQMLWRVELAFDMEPLGPLQVQAQLSQGKLSSQLWASRPFTASLIESHLGSLRERLVTSGINVGDLDCHLGTPPRGPKTGLEQRWVDETA from the coding sequence ATGACCGGTGAGATCAACCTTCCTACGCTTCCACCCGCCCCGGCAGCCGGGCCCGGCCCTGCGCCTGCGGCCGGCGAGTTGCTGAAACTGCTGGAGCCGCAGATCGGCCTGATCGACCCTGGGAAAACCGCGAACGCCGAAGTCATCGCCCTGAAACAAGGCGGTGAAGCCTTTCAGTTGCTGCTCAAGCTGACCCTTGAAGGCGGCCGTCAGACGCTGGTGCAGGCCAGCAGCCCGCAGCCACTGCCGCTGGGCAGCAATGTGGCGGTGAGCCAGACGCCCACCGGCAACCTGACCCTCAGCCTGCAACAGGCCTTGAGCGCCAATGTCGCCGCCCTCACCCGCATCGACACGAACCAGATGCCGGTGGGCTCGCTGCTTCAGGCCAAGGTGCTGACCACCCAGATGTTGCCCCAGGGCACGGCGCAACCGGCGATCTATCGCTCGCTGGTCACCGTGCTCAACAGCGCACTGACTGGCGCGACCCTGACCGTGGAAAGCCCGCAGCCGTTGCGCGTCGGCAGCCTGCTCAGTGCCGTGGTACAGAACGCGCAGACCTTGAGCTTTGTGCCGCTGAGCGGGCTCAAGGATCAGTTGGCCGTCACCCAACAACTGTCGACCCAGCAAAGTCGCCAAGGCTCGCTGGATGCCGTCTTCACGGCGCTGCAGAACCTGCCACGCGGCGACAGCACCTCCGCCGAGCTGCGCGGCGCTGCCGAGCGTTTACTCGCCGCCCTGCCCGACCTGGCGCAGGTCAGCAACCCCAAGGTACTGGCGCAAGTCATCCAGAACAGCGGTGCCTTTCTGGAAGCCAAGCTGCTCGCCGGGCAAAACCCGCAGGTCCCACCGCTGGACATGAAAGGTGCCTTGCTGCGCCTGGTCGCCGACTTGCTGCCGGCCCTGCCCGCCAGCACCAATATGACTGCCATCCTCGCCGCCAACACCCTGGCCCAGGTGCTGCCCAACTTCGTGCGCAGCCCTTTGAACACCCTCGGCCAGGTCAGCGCCCGCCAGATACCCGCCGGCTTCCCCTTGCCCGAACGGCTGATGGCGAAACTGGAAGGCGAAGGCGACCTGGAAAACCTGCTGCGCCTGGCCGCCGGGGCGATCTCGCGGTTGCAGAGCCATCAGTTGTCGAGCCTGGAACAGACCGGCACCACCGCCGACGGCCGTCTGCAAACCACCTGGCAGCTGGAAATCCCCATGCGCACGTTGCAAGACATCGTGCCATTGCAGGTCAAGTTCCAGCGCGAAGAACCGGCGCCGGACAAGGACCAGCCCGAACGCAAAGAGAAAAAGGACGCCAAGCAGATGCTCTGGCGCGTCGAACTGGCCTTCGACATGGAGCCGCTGGGGCCGCTGCAGGTGCAGGCGCAATTGAGCCAGGGCAAACTGTCCAGCCAGTTGTGGGCCTCGCGACCATTCACCGCCAGCCTGATCGAAAGCCACTTGGGCAGCTTGCGAGAGCGCCTGGTGACGTCTGGCATCAATGTCGGCGACCTCGATTGCCACCTCGGCACCCCACCGCGCGGGCCGAAAACCGGACTGGAGCAACGCTGGGTGGATGAAACCGCATGA
- a CDS encoding cytochrome c-type biogenesis protein — protein MKRLLAAAVLALGLVGVAHAAIDTYEFAKDGDRERFRELTKELRCPKCQNQDIADSNAPIAADLRKEIFRMLGEGKDNQQIIDFMVDRYGDFVRYKPALTGKTALLWFGPAGLLLAGVVVMAVIVRRRRAAPTDGSDALSPDERKRLDQLLDTKTDD, from the coding sequence ATGAAGCGCCTGTTAGCCGCTGCGGTCCTGGCGCTTGGACTAGTCGGCGTGGCCCATGCCGCCATCGACACCTACGAATTCGCCAAGGACGGTGACCGCGAACGCTTTCGCGAACTGACCAAGGAACTGCGCTGCCCCAAGTGCCAGAACCAGGACATTGCCGACTCCAACGCACCCATTGCTGCCGACCTGCGCAAAGAGATCTTCCGCATGCTGGGGGAGGGCAAGGACAACCAGCAGATCATCGACTTCATGGTCGACCGCTACGGTGATTTCGTGCGTTACAAACCGGCCCTCACCGGCAAGACCGCGCTGCTCTGGTTCGGCCCTGCCGGGTTATTGTTGGCTGGCGTCGTCGTGATGGCCGTGATCGTGCGCCGCCGTCGCGCCGCACCGACTGACGGCTCCGACGCGCTGTCCCCTGATGAGCGTAAACGCCTCGACCAATTGCTGGACACCAAGACTGATGATTGA
- a CDS encoding EscU/YscU/HrcU family type III secretion system export apparatus switch protein — MKNPTPPRQAIALKYDGQQAPTLTAKGDDALAEAILKLARENEVPIYENAELVKLLARMELGDSIPEELYRTIAEIIAFAWTLKGKFPVGYDPHAAPVERDVTERGDDY, encoded by the coding sequence ATGAAAAACCCAACACCACCGCGCCAGGCGATTGCCCTCAAGTACGACGGCCAGCAGGCACCCACGCTGACCGCCAAGGGCGACGATGCCCTGGCGGAAGCCATCCTGAAGCTGGCGCGCGAAAACGAAGTGCCGATCTATGAAAACGCCGAGCTGGTCAAACTGCTGGCGCGGATGGAACTGGGTGACAGTATTCCAGAGGAGTTGTACCGCACGATTGCCGAGATCATTGCGTTTGCCTGGACGCTGAAGGGCAAGTTCCCGGTGGGGTATGACCCGCACGCCGCGCCGGTAGAGCGCGACGTGACCGAACGTGGGGATGACTACTGA
- a CDS encoding molybdopterin molybdotransferase MoeA yields MNPVGKPGKTGALLPVEDALAQLLAMAEAAPIREQESLLLADCDGRVLAQDLISTLDLPPWPNSAMDGYAVRLADWTGEPLVVSQRIFAGQAPHPLAAGTCARIFTGAPVPEGADCVEMQENTVVHADGRVSFTEPLHLDQNIRPQGQETTVGELVLTAGTRLGPIELGLAASLGHDRLAVIRRPRVAVLSTGDELIEPGLPLGPGQIYNSNRRVLCSWLTRMGCEVIDAGILPDDLEQTRARLGGLGSVDLILSTGGVSVGEADFLGIALREEGELALWKLAIKPGKPLTFGHFRGVPVIGLPGNPASTLVTFALLARPYLLRRQGVQDVEPLRFDVPVGFEWPKPGNRREYLRGRIEQGKAIIYRNQSSGVLRSAAWAEGFVEVLEGTTLAIGDRVNFIPLSEVFG; encoded by the coding sequence GTGAATCCCGTGGGTAAGCCCGGCAAGACCGGCGCGCTGCTGCCGGTGGAAGACGCTTTGGCTCAACTGCTGGCGATGGCCGAAGCCGCACCGATCCGTGAGCAGGAAAGCCTGTTGCTGGCGGATTGCGATGGTCGTGTACTGGCGCAAGACCTGATCTCCACCCTCGACCTGCCGCCGTGGCCGAACAGCGCCATGGATGGTTATGCCGTGCGGTTGGCGGACTGGACCGGCGAACCCCTGGTGGTCAGCCAACGCATTTTCGCAGGCCAGGCGCCACACCCCCTGGCCGCCGGTACCTGCGCCCGTATCTTCACCGGCGCCCCAGTACCGGAAGGGGCCGACTGCGTGGAAATGCAGGAGAATACCGTGGTCCACGCCGATGGGCGCGTGAGCTTCACCGAGCCCCTGCACCTCGACCAGAACATCCGCCCCCAGGGCCAGGAAACCACCGTAGGCGAGCTTGTTTTAACGGCGGGTACGCGCCTGGGCCCGATTGAACTGGGGCTGGCGGCGTCCCTCGGCCATGATCGCCTGGCAGTGATCCGCCGCCCACGCGTGGCAGTTCTGTCCACCGGCGATGAGTTGATCGAACCGGGCTTGCCGCTCGGGCCGGGGCAGATCTACAACAGCAACCGGCGCGTGCTGTGCTCATGGCTTACGCGCATGGGCTGTGAAGTGATCGACGCCGGCATCCTGCCCGACGACCTTGAGCAAACCCGCGCGCGCCTGGGCGGCTTGGGCAGTGTCGACTTGATCCTGTCCACGGGCGGTGTGTCGGTTGGCGAAGCGGATTTCCTTGGGATCGCCCTGCGTGAAGAGGGTGAGCTGGCGTTGTGGAAATTGGCGATCAAACCGGGCAAGCCGCTGACCTTCGGCCACTTCCGTGGCGTACCGGTGATCGGTCTGCCCGGTAATCCGGCGTCGACGTTGGTCACGTTCGCGCTGCTGGCACGCCCTTATCTGCTGCGCCGCCAAGGTGTGCAGGACGTCGAGCCACTGCGTTTCGACGTGCCGGTGGGGTTCGAGTGGCCCAAACCGGGCAACCGCCGCGAATACCTGCGCGGTCGCATCGAGCAAGGCAAAGCGATCATCTACCGCAACCAGAGCTCCGGCGTGCTGCGCAGTGCGGCGTGGGCGGAAGGGTTTGTTGAGGTGTTGGAAGGCACGACGCTGGCTATCGGCGACCGGGTCAACTTCATTCCCTTGAGTGAGGTATTTGGCTGA
- the moaB gene encoding molybdenum cofactor biosynthesis protein B, producing the protein MKAKADAPFVPLNIAVLTVSDTRTLDTDTSGQVFVDRLTAAGHHLAERVLLKDDLYKIRAQVAHWIAEDVVQVVLITGGTGFTGRDSTPEAVSCLLDKQVDGFGELFRQISVADIGTSTVQSRALAGLANGTLVCCLPGSTNAVRTGWDGILAEQLDNRHRPCNFVPHLKQAEPCESRG; encoded by the coding sequence ATGAAAGCCAAGGCAGATGCGCCCTTCGTACCTCTGAATATTGCTGTATTGACCGTCAGCGACACTCGCACCCTCGACACCGATACCTCCGGCCAAGTCTTCGTCGATCGCCTGACGGCCGCCGGCCACCACCTGGCCGAGCGCGTGCTGCTCAAGGACGACCTCTACAAGATCCGCGCCCAGGTCGCCCACTGGATCGCCGAAGACGTGGTGCAAGTCGTGCTGATCACCGGCGGCACCGGCTTCACCGGTCGTGACAGCACCCCCGAAGCGGTGAGCTGCCTGCTGGACAAACAGGTGGACGGCTTTGGCGAACTGTTCCGCCAGATTTCCGTAGCCGACATCGGCACCTCCACCGTGCAGTCCCGCGCCTTGGCGGGTTTGGCCAATGGCACGCTGGTGTGCTGCCTACCGGGCTCCACCAATGCGGTGCGTACCGGCTGGGACGGCATCCTTGCCGAGCAATTGGACAACCGTCACCGCCCGTGCAACTTCGTCCCGCACCTGAAACAGGCCGAGCCTTGTGAATCCCGTGGGTAA
- a CDS encoding heme ABC transporter permease produces the protein MNWTWFHKLGSPKWFYGISGKLLPWLSIAAVLLIGIGLVWGLAFAPPDYQQGNSFRIIYIHVPAAMLAQSCYVMLAVCGIVGLVWKMKLADVALQCAAPVGAWMTAVALVTGAIWGKPTWGSWWVWDARLTSMLILLFLYFGLIALGNAISNRDSAAKACAVLAIVGVINIPIIKYSVEWWNTLHQGATFTLTEKPAMPVEMWAPLLLMVLGFYCFFGAVLLMRMRLEVLKREARASWVKAEVQSSLGARA, from the coding sequence ATGAACTGGACCTGGTTTCACAAGCTCGGCTCGCCCAAATGGTTCTATGGCATCAGCGGCAAGCTGCTGCCGTGGTTGAGCATCGCTGCCGTATTGCTGATCGGCATCGGCCTGGTCTGGGGCCTGGCCTTTGCGCCGCCGGACTACCAGCAAGGCAACAGCTTTCGCATCATCTATATCCACGTACCTGCCGCGATGCTGGCCCAGTCCTGCTACGTGATGCTGGCCGTGTGCGGCATCGTCGGCCTGGTGTGGAAAATGAAACTCGCGGACGTGGCCCTGCAATGCGCCGCGCCCGTTGGCGCGTGGATGACTGCCGTGGCGCTGGTCACCGGCGCAATCTGGGGCAAACCCACCTGGGGTTCGTGGTGGGTGTGGGATGCGCGACTAACGTCCATGCTGATCCTGCTGTTCCTGTACTTCGGTCTGATTGCCCTGGGCAACGCGATCAGCAATCGTGACAGCGCCGCCAAGGCCTGCGCGGTGCTGGCGATTGTCGGCGTGATCAACATCCCGATCATCAAATACTCGGTGGAGTGGTGGAACACCCTGCACCAGGGCGCCACCTTCACCCTCACCGAAAAACCGGCAATGCCCGTGGAAATGTGGGCACCGCTGCTGCTGATGGTGCTGGGCTTCTACTGCTTCTTCGGCGCTGTGCTGCTGATGCGCATGCGCCTCGAAGTGCTCAAGCGTGAAGCCCGCGCCAGCTGGGTCAAGGCCGAAGTGCAAAGCAGCCTGGGAGCGCGCGCATGA
- a CDS encoding YgdI/YgdR family lipoprotein, producing the protein MTQRTIAALMLALGLATLAGCASPTVITLNDGREIQAVDTPKFDKDSGFYEFEQLDGKQTRINKDQVRTVKDL; encoded by the coding sequence ATGACTCAACGGACCATCGCCGCTCTCATGCTTGCACTGGGCCTCGCCACCCTCGCCGGTTGCGCCTCGCCGACAGTGATCACCCTGAATGACGGTCGCGAAATCCAGGCCGTCGACACCCCTAAATTCGACAAGGACTCGGGCTTCTACGAGTTCGAACAGTTGGACGGCAAGCAGACCCGCATCAACAAAGACCAGGTTCGCACCGTCAAAGACCTGTAA
- the ccmB gene encoding heme exporter protein CcmB, producing MSVFALLVAREARLLCRRPAELANPLVFFAIVIALFPLAVGPETKLLQTLSPGLVWVAALLSVLLSLDGLFRSDFEDGSLEQWVLSSHPLPLLVLAKVLAHWAFSGLALVLLSPLLAMMLGLPVECLPVLLLSLLLGTPVLSLLGAVGAALTVGLKRGGLLLALLILPLYIPVLILGSGALQAALMGMPATGYLLWLGSLTALAVTLTPFAIAAGLKISVGE from the coding sequence ATGAGCGTATTCGCCCTGTTGGTCGCCCGTGAAGCGCGCTTGCTCTGCCGTCGCCCGGCGGAACTGGCCAACCCGCTGGTGTTCTTCGCGATTGTCATCGCGTTGTTCCCGTTGGCAGTCGGCCCCGAGACTAAACTGTTGCAAACCTTGTCCCCAGGACTGGTGTGGGTGGCCGCGCTTTTATCGGTCCTGCTCTCGCTGGATGGGCTGTTTCGCAGTGATTTCGAAGACGGCTCCCTGGAACAGTGGGTCCTTTCGTCGCACCCCCTGCCACTTCTGGTACTGGCCAAGGTACTGGCACACTGGGCTTTTTCCGGCTTGGCGCTAGTCTTGCTCTCTCCGCTGCTGGCGATGATGCTGGGCTTGCCCGTCGAATGCCTGCCGGTGTTGCTCCTGTCCTTGTTGCTCGGTACGCCGGTGCTCAGCCTGTTGGGGGCGGTGGGCGCAGCGTTGACCGTGGGTTTGAAGCGGGGCGGCCTGTTACTGGCCCTGTTGATTCTGCCTTTGTATATCCCAGTGTTGATCCTGGGCAGCGGTGCTTTACAGGCCGCGCTCATGGGCATGCCGGCGACCGGTTACCTCCTGTGGCTTGGTAGCCTGACCGCCCTGGCGGTAACCCTGACACCCTTTGCTATAGCGGCCGGCCTGAAGATCAGCGTCGGCGAATAA
- the ccmD gene encoding heme exporter protein CcmD, translated as MSFASFSEFLAMGHHGLYVWTAYGICLAVLALNVAAPILARKRYLQQEARRLRRETEK; from the coding sequence ATGAGTTTTGCTTCTTTCAGCGAGTTTCTCGCCATGGGCCATCACGGCCTGTATGTCTGGACGGCCTATGGCATCTGCCTGGCGGTGCTGGCCCTCAACGTCGCCGCGCCGATCCTGGCCCGCAAGCGTTACCTGCAACAAGAGGCGCGTCGTCTGCGCCGGGAGACCGAAAAGTGA